In Gemmata obscuriglobus, a single genomic region encodes these proteins:
- a CDS encoding response regulator transcription factor has protein sequence MSAEPTIFVVDDDEAVGRALASAGKLLGSPVRTFTSAQSFLDVYERDQPGCLVLDIKMPGMTGLELQRALADANLNIPVVMISGHADVRIAVEAMTLGALTLLEKPFRLEELLTHVRRALEKDRTGRAARQHAADADARLAALTPKEREVLDLIASGKTNREMADALGLSVRAVEDRRARLMKKVDAKSVAELVKLLTARES, from the coding sequence GTGAGTGCCGAGCCGACGATTTTCGTGGTGGACGACGACGAGGCCGTCGGTCGCGCGCTCGCGAGCGCCGGTAAGCTGCTCGGTAGCCCCGTGCGCACGTTCACCTCGGCACAGTCCTTTCTGGACGTGTACGAGCGCGACCAGCCCGGGTGCCTGGTGCTGGACATCAAGATGCCGGGGATGACAGGCCTGGAACTCCAGCGCGCGCTGGCCGACGCGAACCTGAACATCCCGGTGGTGATGATCAGCGGGCACGCGGACGTGCGCATCGCGGTGGAGGCCATGACGCTCGGCGCGCTCACCCTCCTCGAGAAGCCGTTCCGGCTCGAAGAGCTGCTCACGCACGTCCGCCGGGCGCTCGAAAAGGACCGCACCGGCCGGGCGGCCCGGCAGCACGCCGCCGACGCCGACGCCCGTCTGGCCGCTCTCACACCGAAGGAGCGTGAAGTGCTGGACCTGATCGCCTCCGGGAAAACCAACCGCGAGATGGCCGACGCGCTGGGGCTGAGCGTGCGAGCGGTCGAGGACCGCCGCGCCCGGCTCATGAAGAAGGTGGACGCCAAGTCCGTCGCCGAACTGGTGAAGTTGCTCACCGCGCGAGAGTCGTAG
- a CDS encoding Rieske (2Fe-2S) protein produces the protein MTATVTRVALCTLDDLPTGLGRAFEVGGRSLAVFRGREGEVFAVDGKCPHKGGPLADGMLIGTQIVCPLHAFRFDGRSGACDQESVCPTGAYPVEVSNGQVFITVPQS, from the coding sequence GTGACAGCCACAGTGACTCGTGTCGCGCTCTGCACGCTGGACGACTTGCCGACGGGCCTCGGCCGCGCCTTCGAAGTCGGCGGGCGGTCGCTCGCGGTGTTCCGCGGCCGCGAGGGCGAGGTGTTCGCGGTCGACGGGAAGTGCCCGCACAAGGGCGGGCCGCTCGCAGACGGCATGCTGATCGGCACGCAGATCGTGTGCCCGCTCCACGCGTTCCGCTTCGACGGACGCTCCGGCGCGTGCGACCAGGAGAGCGTGTGCCCGACCGGGGCGTACCCGGTCGAGGTGAGCAACGGCCAAGTGTTCATAACGGTACCGCAATCGTGA
- a CDS encoding phage tail tape measure protein, with translation MAALTDLAPIFDSMKQSTEGLIASFRQFSLSSSQFESTLSSMNAVAGKFAVESSDIISAVQRAGGAFKLSAGDMKSESEALNEFMALFTSVRATTRESADSIATGLRTVFTRFQRADTVKALGDLGINLRYTREEARALGQTNLTDQFVGAYEPYVACRRASKGSARPTLVIRRWSNSSAATGRFRASCPF, from the coding sequence TTGGCGGCCCTGACCGACCTGGCGCCGATCTTCGATTCGATGAAGCAGTCCACGGAAGGTCTCATCGCGTCGTTCCGGCAGTTCAGCCTGAGCAGCAGCCAGTTCGAGAGCACGCTGTCGTCGATGAACGCCGTGGCCGGCAAGTTCGCCGTCGAGTCGAGCGACATCATCTCCGCAGTCCAGCGGGCCGGTGGCGCGTTCAAGCTGTCGGCCGGCGACATGAAGTCGGAGTCGGAGGCCCTGAACGAGTTCATGGCGCTGTTCACGTCCGTTCGCGCGACCACGCGCGAATCGGCGGACAGCATCGCCACGGGCCTACGCACGGTGTTCACGCGGTTCCAGCGGGCCGACACGGTGAAGGCCCTCGGTGACCTCGGGATTAACCTGCGGTACACGCGTGAAGAGGCGCGGGCGCTGGGCCAGACGAACCTGACGGACCAGTTCGTGGGGGCGTACGAGCCGTACGTCGCCTGTCGCAGGGCCTCGAAGGGCTCCGCGAGACCGACCCTCGTTATTCGCAGGTGGTCGAACAGCTCGGCGGCTACCGGCAGATTTCGCGCGTCGTGCCCCTTCTGA
- a CDS encoding tyrosine-type recombinase/integrase, whose amino-acid sequence MAQRAQYTHKLADGTEVDYSLSRGPPDSGSGSSVLMQSGSNGRPGAARSGARDACPAMIDEEYRAALPPEPSKATWDAVLTDLDRTPDLRPDSVRAYRTAVKALRDIFPELAGPADVTVPLAEQFKRKFMSGTYARGKASDAKRYTRSKTSCATYLRCLRSLWQKHFKPLGHVDGNPSREVEYPNTPRGRRVTVPAEETVTAFFTWLAQRHPGWELPKLFVQVKIVAGRRTLDLCKVRTTDLGADTLTLSAETTKTREARVVPLPAQLATALKTHAGPVWLWERSAEESKLHRPDRKKHGVTEYKPTTWGWTIQNLFHEFNESRPGEQNLRPHDLRGRAFTLVAATTGDVYATAAALGADPQTARHYLEAAKAFDRSGILKQAAAILLPPHAQLLGEK is encoded by the coding sequence TTGGCTCAACGAGCACAGTACACGCACAAGTTGGCCGATGGCACCGAGGTCGATTACTCGCTCAGTCGCGGCCCGCCGGATTCCGGGTCCGGTTCCTCGGTCCTGATGCAAAGCGGGTCGAACGGACGACCGGGTGCCGCAAGAAGCGGGGCGCGAGACGCCTGCCCGGCCATGATCGATGAGGAATACCGCGCGGCACTCCCGCCCGAGCCGTCGAAGGCGACTTGGGACGCGGTCCTGACCGACCTGGACCGGACGCCGGACCTGCGTCCCGATTCGGTCCGGGCGTACCGCACCGCGGTCAAGGCCCTGCGAGACATCTTCCCAGAGTTAGCCGGTCCGGCGGACGTGACCGTTCCACTGGCCGAGCAGTTCAAGCGCAAGTTCATGTCGGGGACGTACGCCCGCGGCAAGGCGAGTGACGCCAAGCGGTACACGCGCTCGAAGACTTCGTGTGCGACCTACCTTCGCTGCCTCCGTTCGCTGTGGCAGAAGCATTTCAAGCCGCTCGGGCATGTGGACGGCAACCCGTCGCGTGAGGTTGAGTACCCGAACACCCCGCGCGGCAGGCGGGTGACGGTGCCGGCCGAGGAGACGGTGACCGCGTTCTTCACGTGGCTGGCGCAGAGGCACCCGGGTTGGGAGCTTCCCAAGTTGTTCGTCCAGGTGAAGATTGTCGCCGGGCGCCGGACCCTCGACTTGTGCAAGGTGCGGACGACCGACCTTGGCGCCGACACACTTACCCTGTCCGCCGAGACGACCAAAACACGGGAGGCGCGTGTGGTGCCGCTCCCTGCTCAACTGGCGACCGCGCTCAAGACGCACGCCGGGCCGGTCTGGTTGTGGGAGCGGTCGGCCGAGGAGTCGAAGTTGCACCGGCCGGATCGGAAGAAGCACGGGGTGACGGAGTACAAGCCGACGACGTGGGGGTGGACCATCCAGAATCTGTTCCACGAGTTCAACGAGAGCCGGCCGGGGGAACAGAACCTTCGACCGCACGACCTGCGCGGACGGGCGTTCACGTTGGTGGCGGCGACGACTGGGGATGTGTACGCCACGGCAGCGGCACTCGGTGCCGACCCTCAGACGGCCCGACACTACCTAGAAGCCGCGAAGGCGTTTGACCGGTCTGGCATCCTGAAGCAGGCTGCGGCAATCCTGCTCCCGCCTCATGCCCAGCTGCTGGGCGAAAAATAG
- a CDS encoding HdeD family acid-resistance protein, which produces MNRGLARNWWLLALRGGLAMLFGALVFVWPELAWATIIVMFATYAFLDGAVAIAAAVAGHERGARWWSLALEGVVGVAAGVLTVVWPEVTGVVLLYLIGFWAVFTGVLEIVAAVHLRKEIEGEWALGLAGALSIALGLGVIFVPAAGALVVAWLVGTYAMLFGITLMTLAFRLRGHHRLSTTRTGVVM; this is translated from the coding sequence ATGAACCGCGGACTGGCTCGAAACTGGTGGCTGTTGGCCCTTCGGGGCGGACTTGCGATGCTGTTCGGGGCGCTCGTGTTCGTGTGGCCCGAGTTGGCCTGGGCCACCATCATCGTGATGTTCGCGACGTACGCGTTCCTCGACGGTGCGGTCGCCATCGCTGCTGCGGTGGCCGGTCACGAGCGCGGTGCGCGGTGGTGGTCCCTGGCTTTGGAAGGCGTGGTCGGCGTCGCCGCCGGGGTTCTCACCGTGGTCTGGCCCGAGGTCACCGGGGTGGTGCTGCTGTACCTCATCGGGTTCTGGGCAGTATTCACTGGGGTGCTCGAAATCGTCGCGGCCGTCCACCTGCGCAAGGAAATCGAGGGTGAGTGGGCTCTGGGCCTCGCGGGGGCGCTGTCCATCGCCCTCGGTCTCGGCGTGATATTCGTTCCGGCCGCCGGGGCTCTCGTGGTGGCGTGGCTGGTCGGCACGTACGCGATGCTGTTCGGCATCACCCTGATGACGCTGGCGTTCCGGCTCCGCGGTCATCACCGGCTTTCGACGACCCGCACCGGCGTGGTGATGTGA
- a CDS encoding sigma factor: MNWPHGIPEAEFLAAVAHVARVLAAKFQFGMHDADDITQMVAVYALEALPRYDPVKGNLEGFV; the protein is encoded by the coding sequence TTGAACTGGCCCCACGGAATCCCCGAGGCCGAGTTCCTCGCGGCAGTCGCTCACGTCGCCAGGGTTCTGGCCGCGAAGTTTCAGTTTGGAATGCACGACGCGGACGACATCACCCAGATGGTCGCGGTGTACGCCTTGGAGGCGCTGCCGCGGTATGACCCGGTGAAGGGGAATCTCGAAGGCTTCGTTTGA
- a CDS encoding sensor histidine kinase: MRKLLAARPATLALALVAFVFAVDLCLPLGVASAVPYTFAVLLALRAKPGWAGPAVAGLCAALTVAKIGIVPERGNTEMWKVIANRCLALFAIGMTTLLGLLRRSAEAQIRQHEALLARMSRVAVAGELATVLAHELNQPLAAVCLQADLAVHLATDAAPAELKAALGEVAEQSRRAADIVRSIRRTVRPADAARGPVDINEIVHDVARLLDWRARRAAAAVSLVLAPAPLPPTYGDRVQLEQVLVNLLQNAIEAVEAVGGPRLVVLETRRAGAAIEVRVRDTGPGVSAPEKIFERFYTTKPDGMGLGLAISQSIVRAHGGALTAANRPDGGAEFVCVLPAYIEEPK; encoded by the coding sequence ATGCGTAAGCTGCTTGCGGCCCGGCCCGCGACGCTCGCCCTCGCGCTGGTCGCGTTCGTGTTCGCGGTGGACTTGTGCCTCCCGCTGGGCGTCGCCAGCGCCGTACCGTACACGTTCGCGGTGCTCCTCGCACTGCGCGCCAAGCCCGGCTGGGCCGGCCCGGCGGTGGCGGGGCTGTGCGCGGCGCTCACCGTCGCGAAGATCGGGATCGTGCCGGAGCGCGGCAACACCGAGATGTGGAAGGTGATCGCGAACCGGTGCCTCGCCCTTTTTGCGATCGGAATGACCACCTTGCTCGGGCTCCTGCGCCGCAGTGCCGAAGCGCAGATCCGCCAGCACGAAGCGTTGCTGGCCCGGATGAGCCGTGTGGCGGTCGCGGGCGAGCTGGCAACCGTTCTGGCGCACGAGCTGAACCAACCGCTCGCGGCGGTGTGCCTGCAGGCGGACCTGGCGGTCCACCTCGCCACGGACGCCGCCCCGGCGGAACTGAAGGCCGCGCTCGGAGAGGTTGCGGAGCAGTCGCGCCGGGCGGCGGACATCGTTCGCTCGATCCGCCGAACGGTGCGCCCGGCCGACGCCGCACGCGGACCGGTCGATATTAACGAGATCGTGCATGACGTGGCGCGTCTCCTCGACTGGCGCGCCCGGCGGGCCGCCGCGGCGGTTTCGCTCGTTCTCGCTCCGGCCCCCCTTCCGCCGACCTACGGCGACCGCGTACAACTCGAGCAGGTGCTCGTGAACTTACTTCAGAACGCGATCGAGGCGGTCGAAGCGGTCGGCGGCCCGCGGCTGGTGGTTCTGGAAACGCGTCGAGCCGGCGCGGCGATCGAGGTGCGGGTCCGCGACACCGGTCCGGGGGTCAGCGCGCCGGAAAAGATCTTCGAGCGCTTTTACACCACCAAGCCCGACGGAATGGGGCTAGGTTTGGCCATCAGCCAGTCCATCGTGCGCGCCCACGGCGGTGCCCTGACCGCCGCCAACCGCCCCGACGGCGGCGCCGAATTCGTCTGTGTGCTGCCCGCTTACATTGAGGAACCGAAGTGA
- the nirB gene encoding nitrite reductase large subunit NirB → MIRALHPQKPKLVVIGNGMAGARFLEDVLALDPELFDITVFGDEPYGNYNRILLSNVLNGTQDAKEIFLNPLAWYEENGITLHAGARVTRIDRDAKVVHTGDAAVPYDYLVFATGSKPFIPPIPGTPLHGVFAFRTLDDCRNIAEYAKGCKTAVVIGGGLLGLEAAKGLMTHNVEVTVVEVNPWLMSVQLDEAGGKVLGETIAKLGIKARTSGVTKELLGHLKVNGVRFADGSELPADIVVISAGIRPNAELAKECGIACDKAIVVDDQLRTSDPAVFGVGECVQHNGMIYGLVAPLWEQTKVLAKVLTGADTTATYSGSKIATKLKVMGVELASMGRINDLCPTDEVVQFSEPARQVYWKAIIRDGKVSAACLLGDLSPADDLMRMFQAGGPVPERRLELFFTAGSAKKEASLADLPDSHQICDCNGVCKGTIVQAIKKGKCTVPAVGKATRAGTGCGSCKKLVKGLIEAVAGGVKADPSESWYVAAVPMDKPTLVAAVKARGLKSVSAVLRELGTADDEKSRNGLASMLKGIWGTEYIDERDSRFVNDRVHANIQKDGTFSVVPRVYGGITTADDLIKIGEVAKKYAVPMVKFTGGQRVDLLGIKKEDLPGVWADLGMPSGYAYAKALRTVKTCVGSEFCRYGTNDSTGLGIDLEKRFQGFEFPAKVKLAVSGCPRNCAESTVKDVGVIATEGGEWEISVGGAAGAHVRKTDVLCRVPTKHDALKVIGRFLIYYRDNAKWLERTYDFVPRVGVEKLREIIVNDSLGVCAALDVEVEKTMAAYVDPWLERDKPVYAGQFDEAKRVPLPLIS, encoded by the coding sequence ATGATCCGCGCGCTTCACCCGCAGAAGCCGAAGCTGGTCGTGATCGGGAACGGGATGGCCGGGGCGCGCTTCCTGGAGGACGTGCTCGCGCTCGACCCGGAACTGTTCGACATCACCGTGTTCGGCGACGAGCCGTACGGGAACTACAACCGCATCCTGCTGTCCAACGTGCTGAACGGCACCCAGGACGCGAAGGAGATCTTCCTCAACCCGCTGGCGTGGTACGAGGAGAACGGGATCACGCTCCACGCGGGCGCGCGCGTCACCCGTATCGACCGGGACGCGAAGGTGGTTCACACGGGCGACGCCGCGGTCCCTTACGACTACCTCGTGTTCGCGACCGGCAGCAAGCCGTTCATCCCGCCGATCCCCGGAACCCCGCTGCACGGGGTGTTCGCGTTCCGCACCCTCGACGACTGCCGCAACATCGCAGAGTACGCAAAGGGCTGCAAGACCGCCGTGGTGATCGGCGGCGGACTGCTCGGACTGGAAGCCGCGAAGGGGCTCATGACCCACAACGTCGAGGTGACGGTTGTGGAGGTGAACCCGTGGCTGATGAGCGTGCAGCTCGACGAAGCCGGCGGGAAGGTGCTGGGCGAGACCATCGCGAAGCTCGGCATCAAGGCCCGCACGAGCGGCGTCACGAAGGAGCTGCTCGGCCACCTCAAGGTGAACGGCGTGCGGTTCGCGGACGGCAGCGAACTCCCGGCCGACATCGTGGTCATCTCCGCGGGCATCCGGCCCAACGCCGAACTCGCCAAGGAGTGCGGCATCGCCTGCGACAAGGCGATTGTCGTGGACGACCAGCTCCGCACCAGTGACCCGGCGGTGTTCGGCGTGGGCGAGTGCGTTCAGCACAACGGGATGATCTACGGGTTGGTTGCCCCGCTGTGGGAACAGACGAAGGTGCTCGCGAAGGTGCTGACCGGAGCCGACACGACCGCGACGTATAGCGGCTCGAAGATCGCGACCAAGCTGAAGGTGATGGGCGTCGAGTTGGCGAGCATGGGCCGGATCAACGACCTGTGCCCGACGGACGAGGTTGTGCAGTTCAGCGAGCCCGCCCGCCAAGTCTACTGGAAGGCGATCATCCGCGACGGCAAGGTGAGCGCCGCGTGCCTGCTCGGCGACCTCAGCCCGGCGGACGACCTGATGCGCATGTTCCAGGCGGGCGGACCCGTCCCGGAGCGCCGACTCGAACTGTTCTTCACCGCCGGATCGGCCAAGAAAGAAGCGTCGCTCGCGGACCTGCCCGACTCGCACCAGATTTGCGACTGCAACGGCGTGTGCAAGGGCACCATCGTGCAGGCCATCAAGAAGGGCAAATGTACCGTCCCGGCGGTAGGTAAGGCGACCCGTGCCGGAACCGGTTGCGGGTCGTGTAAGAAGCTCGTGAAGGGGCTGATCGAGGCGGTCGCCGGGGGAGTGAAGGCCGACCCGAGCGAGTCCTGGTACGTCGCGGCGGTGCCGATGGACAAGCCAACCCTCGTTGCGGCGGTGAAGGCGCGCGGGCTGAAGAGCGTGTCGGCGGTGCTCCGGGAACTAGGCACCGCGGACGACGAGAAGAGCCGCAACGGCTTGGCATCGATGCTGAAGGGCATCTGGGGCACGGAGTACATCGACGAGCGCGATTCGCGGTTCGTCAACGACCGCGTTCACGCGAACATTCAGAAGGACGGCACGTTCTCGGTGGTCCCCCGCGTGTACGGCGGCATCACCACGGCCGACGACCTCATCAAGATCGGCGAGGTCGCGAAGAAGTACGCCGTGCCGATGGTGAAGTTCACCGGCGGGCAACGGGTCGACCTGCTCGGGATCAAGAAGGAGGACCTGCCGGGCGTGTGGGCGGACCTCGGGATGCCCAGCGGGTACGCGTACGCGAAGGCGCTCCGCACCGTGAAGACGTGCGTGGGGTCGGAGTTCTGCCGGTACGGGACCAACGACAGCACCGGCCTGGGGATCGACCTGGAGAAGCGGTTCCAGGGGTTCGAGTTCCCCGCAAAGGTGAAGCTGGCGGTCAGCGGGTGCCCCCGGAACTGCGCCGAATCGACGGTGAAGGACGTGGGCGTAATCGCGACCGAGGGCGGCGAATGGGAGATCTCGGTGGGCGGCGCCGCCGGGGCGCACGTGCGGAAGACGGACGTACTGTGCCGGGTGCCGACGAAGCACGACGCGCTGAAAGTCATCGGCCGGTTCCTGATCTACTACCGCGACAACGCGAAGTGGCTCGAACGCACCTACGACTTCGTGCCGCGGGTCGGGGTGGAGAAGCTGCGCGAGATCATCGTCAACGATTCGCTCGGCGTCTGCGCCGCCCTTGATGTCGAGGTGGAGAAGACAATGGCGGCCTACGTCGACCCGTGGCTCGAGCGCGACAAACCGGTGTACGCGGGCCAGTTCGACGAGGCGAAACGCGTTCCCCTCCCACTGATCTCTTAA
- the cobA gene encoding uroporphyrinogen-III C-methyltransferase produces the protein MSRFASAGVVYLVGAGPGSPDLITVRGLRVLRSADVVLHDALLAPELLEEVGPHAERVSVGKRGYCVGSTKQETIHDLMVRYARAGKSVCRLKCGDPCVFGRGGEEAEALAEAGVSYEIVPGVTSAAGALASAGIPLTHRAAGQAVVLVTGHHDPDSRDCTLDWDALARLPGAVFYMAVRHVAKIAAKLGGGGLPLDTPAAVVESGTLPGQRVLVADLGNIGRLADEAMITGPAVFVVGEVVRFREKLLSLAAESEGAAR, from the coding sequence GTGAGCCGGTTCGCGTCGGCTGGGGTCGTTTACTTGGTCGGCGCCGGTCCCGGTTCGCCGGACCTCATCACGGTGCGCGGGCTGCGCGTTTTGCGGTCGGCTGATGTCGTTCTACACGACGCACTCCTCGCGCCCGAGTTGCTCGAAGAGGTCGGGCCTCACGCCGAACGCGTTTCGGTGGGCAAGCGCGGTTACTGCGTCGGCTCCACGAAACAAGAAACGATCCACGACCTGATGGTGCGGTACGCCCGAGCGGGAAAATCGGTGTGCCGGTTGAAGTGCGGCGACCCGTGCGTGTTCGGCCGCGGCGGCGAAGAGGCGGAGGCCCTTGCTGAGGCCGGCGTCTCTTACGAAATCGTGCCGGGGGTGACGTCCGCCGCGGGCGCGCTGGCGTCGGCCGGTATCCCGCTGACGCACCGGGCGGCCGGTCAGGCGGTGGTGCTGGTAACGGGGCATCATGATCCCGACTCGCGTGACTGCACACTGGACTGGGACGCGCTCGCCCGGCTGCCCGGCGCGGTGTTCTACATGGCCGTGCGGCACGTCGCGAAGATCGCGGCGAAACTCGGCGGCGGTGGGTTACCGCTCGACACGCCCGCGGCTGTCGTCGAGTCGGGCACCTTGCCGGGGCAGCGGGTGCTCGTCGCCGACCTCGGGAACATCGGGCGCCTCGCAGACGAGGCGATGATTACCGGCCCCGCAGTGTTCGTGGTGGGCGAAGTGGTCCGGTTCCGCGAGAAGTTGTTATCCCTGGCCGCCGAATCCGAAGGAGCTGCTCGATGA
- a CDS encoding transposase: MFLELTVGEYRATCACCKTFRSQIEGIEPRAEYTNRVREAVIDRLLEDGMSAHRLQQALRRDFLLDLSDGFLSDCLDWKVRQTDMPGYRQWTLDNFSGTLCIDELHLGHRTLLLATDPIGDFPVAFAVVSANDQAHMRGFLNNLRNHGFLPQVVVTDGSNLYPTVLADLWPHARHQLCVFHVLKDINTHVFDALRRLRRALARKGGRKRRRGRPSKAQKQARARRGKTKTEQGHFVWKHRHLIVTRPEHLDGRQRRWLSQMFGYLPALRALRAFALRIYRLFDPEQSPHQARCRRAALVRDAQYQSDPDLSSALELLSAEKFDKMMAFLHSPHARRVRTNNHVERTNRRLRYLEKVRYKWRRRRTIVRFIVLALDRWHQQRLTQKQTAVTPDTQSKGVETRKPAS; the protein is encoded by the coding sequence GTGTTCCTCGAGTTGACCGTTGGAGAATACCGCGCCACCTGTGCCTGTTGCAAGACCTTCCGCTCTCAGATCGAAGGGATCGAACCTCGAGCCGAGTACACCAACCGCGTTCGCGAGGCCGTCATCGACCGACTCCTCGAGGACGGCATGAGCGCCCATCGGCTCCAACAGGCGTTGCGTCGGGACTTCCTCCTGGATCTGTCCGACGGGTTCCTCTCGGACTGCCTGGACTGGAAGGTGCGCCAGACCGACATGCCCGGGTACCGCCAGTGGACGCTTGACAACTTCTCGGGCACCCTGTGCATCGACGAGCTGCACTTGGGCCACCGCACGCTCCTGTTGGCCACCGACCCGATCGGCGATTTCCCGGTGGCCTTCGCCGTGGTCTCGGCCAACGATCAGGCCCATATGCGTGGGTTCCTGAACAACCTGCGGAACCACGGGTTCTTGCCCCAAGTGGTCGTCACCGATGGCTCGAACCTGTACCCCACCGTGTTGGCGGACCTGTGGCCCCACGCCCGTCACCAGCTGTGCGTGTTCCATGTCCTCAAGGACATCAATACCCATGTCTTCGATGCCCTGCGACGGCTCCGACGCGCGCTCGCCCGAAAAGGGGGACGGAAGCGACGTCGGGGCCGGCCGAGCAAGGCCCAGAAACAGGCCCGGGCACGCCGCGGGAAGACCAAGACGGAGCAAGGGCACTTCGTGTGGAAGCATCGGCACCTGATCGTGACCCGACCCGAACATCTGGATGGGCGACAACGCCGCTGGCTCAGCCAGATGTTCGGTTACCTGCCCGCGCTGCGGGCGCTCCGCGCGTTCGCGCTTCGGATCTATCGGCTGTTCGACCCCGAGCAAAGCCCTCATCAAGCGCGGTGCCGTCGGGCGGCTCTGGTCCGAGACGCACAGTACCAATCCGATCCCGACCTGTCCTCGGCGTTGGAACTGCTGAGCGCCGAGAAGTTCGACAAGATGATGGCGTTCCTGCACAGCCCCCACGCTCGACGGGTTCGGACCAATAACCACGTGGAGCGCACCAATCGGCGCCTCCGATACTTGGAAAAGGTGCGGTACAAATGGCGTCGGCGAAGGACCATCGTCCGGTTCATCGTCCTGGCCCTGGATCGCTGGCACCAACAACGCTTGACCCAAAAACAAACCGCGGTCACGCCGGATACACAGTCGAAGGGTGTGGAGACCAGAAAGCCGGCATCATGA
- a CDS encoding AAA family ATPase, with amino-acid sequence MARRKLTARPGPYLLRMQLLRDRVTTPDQYPYALPAVRHLDTLEFHPRVTFFVGENGAGKSTLLEAVAVQCGLNPEGGSRNFNFTTRPSHSKLGDALRLSRALCAPGDSYFLRAESFFNVATDIERLDREFKKSGLGGPPLIDAYGGRSLHEQSHGESFFALFKNRFRANGLYLMDEPEAALSPQRQIEFLALLHEFCKGGSQFVIATHSPIIMAYPDARIYVFGADGIRETSYAQTDHYLLTKAFLNNPQRTLAVLLDESEED; translated from the coding sequence ATGGCCCGACGGAAACTGACGGCACGTCCGGGACCGTACCTTCTGCGGATGCAGCTTCTTCGGGACCGGGTCACCACTCCGGACCAGTACCCGTACGCGCTGCCGGCCGTGCGCCACCTGGACACCCTGGAGTTCCATCCGAGGGTAACGTTCTTCGTCGGCGAGAACGGGGCCGGGAAATCGACTTTGTTGGAGGCGGTTGCCGTCCAGTGCGGGCTCAACCCGGAGGGGGGGAGTCGAAACTTCAACTTCACGACCCGGCCCTCGCACTCCAAGCTCGGCGACGCTCTCCGACTATCCCGTGCGCTCTGCGCTCCAGGTGACAGCTACTTCCTCCGGGCCGAGAGCTTCTTCAACGTCGCGACGGATATTGAGCGGCTGGACCGAGAGTTCAAGAAGTCGGGGCTCGGTGGCCCGCCGCTCATTGACGCTTACGGCGGGCGCTCGCTCCACGAGCAGTCCCACGGCGAGTCGTTCTTCGCGCTCTTTAAGAACCGGTTCCGCGCAAACGGCCTGTACCTGATGGACGAGCCCGAGGCGGCGCTGTCGCCCCAACGGCAAATCGAGTTCCTGGCCCTTCTCCACGAGTTCTGCAAGGGCGGTTCGCAGTTCGTCATCGCCACCCACTCGCCCATCATCATGGCGTATCCCGACGCCCGGATTTACGTCTTCGGCGCGGACGGCATCCGGGAGACCTCGTACGCGCAGACCGACCACTACCTCCTGACGAAAGCGTTCCTGAACAACCCACAACGGACGCTGGCTGTGCTGCTCGATGAGTCAGAAGAGGATTGA